tgcgtctccagagtcctgtgcatcttgttgctgctccccgcactagccctgagatgcgtgtccccagcccggtaccaccagtttcggcaccacgcactaggcctaatgtgcgtctccagggtccagtatgccctgttccttctcctcgcactagccttcaggtgcgtgtccccagcccggtacctccaattccggtaccacgcaccaagcctcctgtgcgtctccggagccctgtacgcactgttccttctccccgcactcgccctgacgtgggtgccctcagcccggtaccaccagttccggtaccacgcaccaggcctatagtgcgcctcgtgaattcagtgtgccctgttcctgctccccgcactagccttaaggtgcgtgtctccagtccggtaccaccagttccggcaccacgcaccaggcctactgtgcgcctcagcaggtcagagtcggccgtctgcccaacgccgcctgcactgctcgtctgcccagcgccgtctgagccatccgtctgcccagcaccatctgagccatccgtctgcccagcgccatctgagccatccgtctgcccagcgccatctaagccatccgtctgtcccgagccattagagccgcccgtctgtcccgagccgtcagagccgttcgtcagccaggatctgccggagccgccaatcagccaggatctgccagagctgccaaccagccatgagcagccagagacgccagccagccatgagcagccagagtcaccagccagccatgagcagccagagtcgccagccagccatgagcagccagagtcgccagccagccatgagcagccagagtcgccagccagccatgagcagccagagtcgccagccagccatgagcagccagagtcgccagccagccatgagcagccagagtcgccagccggccaggatccgccagagccggcagccagccaggatccgccagagccggcagccagccaggatccgccagagccgccaatcagccaggatccgccagagccaccaaagcgggtattaactatggtggagtgggggccatgtcccgcacccgagccgccgccgtaggaaggcccacccggaccctccccttctgtgtcaggttttgcggccggagtccgcacctttggtggggggtactgtcacgtcctggccttagttatctttattttctgtaatattttggttaggtcagggtgtgacagggggcatgtttgtgtttttgtcttgtcttgggtggttgtagtgtctagggggttttggttagagtgtatgggttagtgttgagtgtaggtttctaggtatgtctatggttgcctgaatgggtctcagagacagctgtcattcatttgtctctgattgggagacatatttaaggcagccataggcattgggctgttgtgggtaattgtctatgtctaacgttagtagctgtgtgtgcactttcgtttgtagcttcactttcgtggtttattgtttttgtattagtttgtatagtgttcctTTCGTCTTCGTCTcgaataaaagaagatgtattcatatcactctgcgttttggtccgatccatgctcttcctcagacgaggaggagaacgaacgtgacagtcacggccgttgaaagaactggaccaaggtgcagtgtggtgagcgtacattttctttatttatatGAAAAAACgcagaacaaaacaataaacactacaaaacaaaccgtgaagctaaaggctatgtgccataaacaaagtcaacttccacaaagacaggtgggaaaagggctacctaagtatggttctcaataagagacaacgatagacagctgtccctgattgagaaccctacccggccaaaacatagaaatacaaaataatagaacatagaataccaaccccaactcacaccctgaccaaaccaaaatagagacataaaaaggatctcactggtcagggcgtgacagttacccTAAATTGCAATGCCTACAAGATGAAGGACTATTTTTCTATTTGGATAGGCCTAAATTAAACATTGAATTATTGAAGTGATAGGCTAAAGAACTTTGGAGAATTTTGAATACACTTGGATTTCAACAAACAAATGGATAAGACTGTTCTATTCTCTTTGATTTAGTTACTATTGCAACTCAGACAAATTACTGAATGGATAACATACTGACTAACTGAACTGAATCAATGATGAATAAAATGTTCAAATATGTTGGAATGACTAGTTGCACGCACCATGCATGGTCTGCACTTTATTTGGCTAGTAGGCAAATAGGCAAGCTCTATACAGACGGTATCTAACTGACAttcgcattctctcaagatgctgaaagaaataaattatatttctccactcctgtttccGAGTCCAAATTTTGCCTACATTTGGTGTATAATTTTACTGCATGAAATGCTTAATTCTGTAGGAGTTAATATTAAGGTTATGTGAGAGGTTCTACAACTACAGTctgtgtccagatttcagttttcaTTTAACCAATCTGAACAATAGGCTACAGTTCCCTCGACCTGCCATAGTTTGTGTAGTGCCTCAATCATCACACATACCATATCTGACACTCCTATAATTATTTTTTCTCTGCCCGTTCTCAAAAGCATTTGGTGATTGGCATGTAGGCTATTTGGCGCTCCTACAGTTTGGCTCTAAAGCTTAGGCTTACACACTAATGTGATATAGCctaaaaataatgaaagaaaaaactcaatgtagcctatagatagaTATAAATTGCACAGGAATTATAAATGTTTTGATGTTTTAAGGTAGGCTATTGTTTTCTATTTCCTCATTTTAAATCCGCCTGCCTCTGGGATATAACTGCAGGGACTGAAGCTAATGAGTCAACCTGcgcatcactaacacacacactctcattatcGATGTAAGATCAAATGAAAACGGGGATGAACCATGCAACACTCCCCGGTCCAGGGGGGACCAGGGAGCCTTTTGGATGACCTAAGGGGGATTTGGCAGCGGAGAGAAAATCGTGCTACCTATTTTTCTTATTGGCTGAGCCGGGACTGCACTAACCTAACCACCCATGGGACACTGAGAGTCACACCATGACAATTTAATTATTTGTGTCATTGGAGATCAAGTGAACACACTGCTGTATACTGGGGTTTTTCTTACTTTAAAAGGTATTAAAGGTCAGTGATGTGATGGTAGTTTAGTGTGGAATAGCCCACTGACACAGAACATACAGTAGACCTACTGTATGTCCACACAACAGCAGTCTGGAGAAATATACCAGGTGATCTAGAGAACATACAGTAGACCTATGTTCACAACGGCAGTCTGGAGAAATATACCAGGTGATCTAGACTTACATACGgttttaaaatataaatatatatgtatatgtatctatatttatgtatttttattGGTGTTTTGACTTTATTCAGACAATAAGAGAATCAGAGGAGACAGGCAAGTGGGAGAAACAGTGAGAAAGGTGGACACGGATTGAACACTCTAATGGTAAGATGTATGTGACTTATGATGAGGATCATTACCACACCACAGCTCTGCATGACTAGCATCCTGTTTGATTCACACACTATGATTGCAGTGTTTGTAAGTGTAACAGTAGAACAAAGACCGGTAAACTGTAACTGTGTCAATTGCATTTGTCCATCACAGCCACAGGTAACAATGTTTTTCCATGATGATGCCTATGGGGGTAATCACCTTGAATAGTAATACTGTGGTAATAATGCAAAGAGTTGATAATCGATGGCAATTCTAAGAATGAAGAAATGTTGAATCAATAAGAGATTAATAATTTCACCTGATGGACACTGTTTTCCTTCACTTGTGAACTAAATATATCTACAAATATTTCTATACTATTGGGAAAATGATGAACTCAACACAATTCACGTCATTTATGCTAGCTGGATATAGGGACATTGGACACTTAAAGTACTTGTATTTCATGACAATAACTGTGTTATACGTCTCCATAGTTTTTGCAAACACAGTGCTTATTGTGGTTATTTGTATGGAGAGAAGCCTTCATGAACCAATGTATCTGTTTCTGTGCAGTTTGTTTGTAAATGACTTGTATGGGAGCACTGGTTTGTTTCCTGCTCTCATGACTCATTTGGTTTCAGATGACCATACAGTCTCCACTGTGTGCTGTTACCTACAGATATTTATCTTGTACACATATGGATCTATTGAATTCAGCAATTTAGCAGTCATGTCCTACGACAGGTACCTTGCTATATGTTCTCCACTACAGTATAACGTCATCATGACACCCAGCAAGGTGTGTATTTTAATTTGTGTAATATGGTTGTACACTTTTGCAAAATTCAGCATAATACTGTCTTTAACTATTCGTTTGCGATTGTGTGGAAACGTCATAGACAAAGTGTATTGTGACAACTACTTGGTAGTAAAACTTGCCTGTTCAACTTCAGACACGACAGTTAATAACATCTATGGACTCTACAGTATTGTTTTGTCTATCGCTTTCCCTTTAATTACTATTGTGTTCTCGTATATTAAGATTCTGACTATTTGTTTGAAATCTTCCATCGAGACCAGACAGAAAGCTTTCAGAACCTGTACTCCTCATCTGGCCTCGCTGCTCAACTTCTCTTTCGGCTGTTTGTTAAATCTGCTCCAGAGTAGATTTGAAAAGTCTATGAGAAATGTTCCAACTGTACTTCACACTATTTTATCAGTGTACTATCTGATGTGCCAGCCACTTTTAAATCCTATTGTGTTTGGAGTTAGGATGACTAAAATCAGACAGGCTTGTAAAAACATTCTACCTGTAGGTCTGTACCCTAAAACATAAGCTAAACATTAGTCTGACCTTTTCTGTCCTGATTGTTAGATTTTTGTTATGTTGACTTGTGTTTTGTTACTGATAGGCTAGTCGCAATAATGAATGGGGGTGAGGGTGGTAAATCAGATGTGTAAAACTTTTGCCAATTTATGAAATAATGTCATATAAAAAAAAATTCACTGAAGAAGTTCATGACTTTGAATTCCTTACTTAAATGCAATTAAGTAAGGCTGCTTTTACATAGCAAGCCCAATTCCGATCTTTGTTATTGGCAAATGATCTGATCTGGTTGGTCAAAAGACAAATTATTGGCAAATGATCAGAATTagactgcctgtgtaaacacagaaaaataaatcaAGATATGCAAAACTGTCTGGATCAATCAACAACAGTGAATAAATTGATGTAAATGTGTACAAGGTAAGCCCACCTTATAGCCCACCTTTAGGTCCATCACTAATGGAAAATGGGCCCAGTAGGTACATGATTGTTTGACGTTTTCAGAGAGAAATCTTGGGAAATACTTCAGCATGAAAACAAACCATATTCTGTCTGGACCAGATACCTTTATTGAGATAAGGCATCTTGTTTTTCCGGGGTCACTGTGACATATGTTTAACCTACAGAATGTAATAATCCAATAAGGCTCATGAGGATGGATGTATAAAACACATTGTTTAAATACTCCATCCACACTTTACCATGGGGAAAGCAGAAGCCAATAATAAGACCGTAAAAAACGTTTTAATTGAGTCATTAGGTACCAAGTCTACTGTAATGCAGCTAGTAACATGTAGAGACCTGAGGGGCTCCTGTAGAGGCACGGCTGGTcttgactgcatcccaaatggtaccctattcaactctggacctcggaGCCACTTCCACtgctttttttcattgttcccctctaatcggggactgatttagacctgcaACACCAGGTGAGTGCAATTAA
The sequence above is drawn from the Salvelinus fontinalis isolate EN_2023a chromosome 24, ASM2944872v1, whole genome shotgun sequence genome and encodes:
- the LOC129822651 gene encoding olfactory receptor 11A1-like; translated protein: MMNSTQFTSFMLAGYRDIGHLKYLYFMTITVLYVSIVFANTVLIVVICMERSLHEPMYLFLCSLFVNDLYGSTGLFPALMTHLVSDDHTVSTVCCYLQIFILYTYGSIEFSNLAVMSYDRYLAICSPLQYNVIMTPSKVCILICVIWLYTFAKFSIILSLTIRLRLCGNVIDKVYCDNYLVVKLACSTSDTTVNNIYGLYSIVLSIAFPLITIVFSYIKILTICLKSSIETRQKAFRTCTPHLASLLNFSFGCLLNLLQSRFEKSMRNVPTVLHTILSVYYLMCQPLLNPIVFGVRMTKIRQACKNILPVGLYPKT